In one Nostoc sp. KVJ3 genomic region, the following are encoded:
- a CDS encoding peroxiredoxin has product MISRRTFLNILFTGCISLINWLNFTPTADALGGKLPAINQPAPEFTLPTNTGDGKISLSELRGKWLVLYFYPKDFTSGCTIEARRFQQDLPQYLDKNTQIIGVSADDIDSHAKFCDSEGLKFPLLADTDGSVSKAYGSWLGFLSMRHSFIIDPYGILRETFVKVNPNIHSSEVLARLEKLQSTAS; this is encoded by the coding sequence ATGATTTCTCGCCGCACTTTTTTAAACATATTATTTACTGGTTGTATTTCTCTCATCAACTGGCTGAATTTTACCCCTACTGCTGATGCTCTTGGTGGTAAACTTCCTGCAATTAATCAACCCGCACCAGAGTTTACCTTGCCAACTAACACAGGTGATGGCAAAATTTCCCTCTCTGAATTACGCGGTAAGTGGCTAGTACTTTACTTTTATCCTAAAGACTTTACCTCTGGTTGTACTATAGAGGCTCGCCGTTTTCAGCAAGACTTACCCCAATACCTCGACAAAAATACCCAAATTATTGGCGTAAGTGCTGATGATATTGATTCTCACGCCAAATTTTGTGATTCAGAGGGACTAAAATTCCCCCTGCTGGCTGATACTGATGGTTCAGTAAGTAAAGCTTATGGTTCGTGGCTCGGTTTCTTATCGATGCGCCACAGTTTTATCATCGATCCTTACGGCATTTTACGCGAGACTTTTGTGAAAGTCAACCCAAATATTCACAGTTCAGAAGTGCTAGCACGATTAGAAAAGTTACAATCTACAGCTTCTTAG
- a CDS encoding aldehyde dehydrogenase family protein has protein sequence MTTPLSCRNYIDGQWLSAGEEATLESRNPADKTEVVATFPRSQVKDVDTAVVAARKAYRSWRTVPAPARAEYIFRVGEILLQHKEELAQLISREMGKPLTEARGDVQEGIDCAFYSAGEGRRLFGQTTPSEMSNKFAMTVRMPIGVCALITPWNFPVAIPCWKAMPALVCGNTVILKPAEDTSACATKLIEIFQQAGLPPGVINLVHGVGEEAGKALVEHPNVDLVSFTGSSETGAFVGATCGRTHKRVCLEMGGKNAQVVMEDADLELALDGAVWGAFGTTGQRCTATSRLILHRDIKEKFTTMLYERTSKLRLGAGNDPNADIGPIVNEKQLQQVSKYLDIAREEGAKVLIGGEIASEGELKNGYFFQPTILADVTPDMRVAREEIFGPVVALIEVSSFEEAIAILNDSNYGLSSSVYTRDINRAFTAMRDIEAGITYINGPTIGAEVHLPFGGVKQTGNGHREAGTTALDVFTEWKSVYVDFSGSLQRAQIDNRS, from the coding sequence ATGACAACTCCGCTATCTTGCCGCAATTATATAGATGGCCAATGGTTGAGTGCTGGAGAGGAAGCAACCCTAGAAAGTCGCAACCCTGCGGACAAAACCGAAGTGGTGGCAACATTTCCCCGTTCTCAAGTCAAGGATGTAGATACAGCGGTAGTCGCCGCCCGGAAAGCCTATCGCAGTTGGCGCACAGTCCCGGCCCCAGCTAGGGCAGAATACATCTTTCGCGTCGGGGAAATATTACTCCAGCATAAAGAAGAACTTGCCCAGTTAATCAGTCGGGAAATGGGTAAACCTCTGACAGAAGCGAGGGGCGATGTGCAAGAAGGTATTGACTGTGCATTTTACAGCGCTGGCGAAGGACGGCGACTATTTGGGCAAACTACACCGTCGGAAATGTCCAATAAATTCGCGATGACTGTGCGAATGCCCATAGGAGTTTGTGCTTTGATTACTCCCTGGAATTTTCCTGTGGCAATTCCTTGCTGGAAAGCGATGCCAGCTTTGGTGTGTGGCAATACAGTCATCCTCAAACCTGCCGAAGATACCTCAGCCTGTGCAACTAAATTGATTGAAATTTTCCAACAAGCAGGTTTACCACCAGGAGTAATTAACTTGGTGCATGGTGTCGGAGAAGAGGCGGGAAAAGCTTTAGTTGAACATCCCAATGTAGATTTAGTATCGTTTACTGGTTCTTCAGAAACGGGTGCTTTTGTTGGCGCTACTTGCGGACGCACTCATAAGCGTGTCTGTTTGGAAATGGGTGGTAAAAATGCCCAAGTGGTGATGGAAGATGCCGATTTGGAACTTGCTTTAGATGGTGCAGTGTGGGGAGCATTTGGGACAACAGGTCAACGGTGTACGGCTACCAGTCGCCTGATTTTGCATCGTGATATCAAAGAAAAATTTACCACCATGCTTTATGAGCGTACCAGTAAGTTACGCTTGGGTGCTGGTAATGACCCTAATGCAGATATTGGCCCGATTGTCAATGAAAAGCAACTCCAACAGGTGAGCAAGTATTTGGATATCGCCCGTGAGGAAGGAGCAAAGGTTTTAATTGGTGGAGAAATTGCCAGTGAAGGCGAATTGAAAAACGGTTACTTCTTTCAACCAACTATTTTGGCTGATGTAACTCCTGATATGCGAGTCGCCCGTGAAGAGATATTTGGGCCAGTAGTAGCATTAATTGAGGTTAGTTCTTTTGAGGAAGCGATCGCAATTCTCAACGATAGCAATTACGGTCTGTCTTCTTCAGTTTACACCCGCGATATCAACCGCGCTTTTACTGCCATGCGCGACATCGAAGCAGGTATTACCTATATTAACGGCCCGACTATTGGTGCAGAAGTACATTTGCCCTTTGGTGGCGTGAAACAAACCGGTAACGGACACCGCGAAGCTGGAACTACTGCCTTGGATGTTTTCACAGAATGGAAAAGCGTTTATGTTGACTTTTCTGGAAGTTTGCAACGCGCTCAAATAGATAACCGCAGTTAG
- the rpiA gene encoding ribose-5-phosphate isomerase RpiA yields the protein MTGTDPVKLMKQEVGKAAAALVKSGSIVGLGTGSTTAYTIQFLGDRLKSGELKDIIGIPTSFQSEVLAKQYGIPLATLDAIDHIDIAIDGADEVDPQKNLIKGGGAAHTREKVVDYLAEQFIVVVDSGKLVDRLGSSFPVPVEVIPMAITPVTNAIKKLGGKPELRMGVKKAGPVITDQGNFVLDVRFDSIEDPVGLEKTLNNIPGVLENGIFVNCVDLVLVGEVKDGQPLVRQL from the coding sequence ATGACAGGAACAGATCCCGTAAAGTTGATGAAGCAAGAAGTTGGCAAAGCCGCTGCCGCGCTGGTAAAATCGGGTTCTATCGTCGGGTTGGGTACGGGGTCAACCACAGCATATACGATTCAGTTTTTGGGCGATCGCCTCAAATCTGGCGAACTCAAAGATATCATTGGTATACCAACCTCGTTTCAATCAGAAGTGCTAGCGAAGCAGTACGGTATCCCTCTCGCCACCTTGGATGCTATTGACCACATTGATATTGCCATTGATGGGGCAGATGAAGTCGATCCGCAGAAGAATTTAATTAAGGGCGGTGGTGCAGCACATACCCGTGAAAAAGTCGTAGACTACCTGGCAGAACAGTTTATCGTCGTCGTAGATAGTGGCAAGTTGGTAGACCGCTTGGGTTCTAGTTTCCCAGTGCCAGTGGAAGTAATACCAATGGCAATTACTCCTGTTACCAATGCCATCAAAAAACTCGGTGGTAAACCAGAACTCCGCATGGGTGTAAAAAAAGCTGGCCCAGTGATTACTGACCAAGGTAACTTTGTCTTAGATGTCAGATTTGACTCTATAGAAGATCCAGTTGGTCTAGAAAAGACATTGAATAACATTCCTGGTGTTCTAGAAAATGGCATCTTCGTTAACTGTGTCGATTTAGTTTTAGTTGGTGAAGTTAAAGATGGTCAGCCATTAGTGCGTCAACTATAG
- the sipA gene encoding regulatory protein SipA, producing MPQEFPIGSKVRVVALPPYVKTAEPMPMLRPPDVIHIGEEGIVIDRRPGGYWGIRFTRGAFLLDSQYIESTDVPPESQ from the coding sequence ATGCCCCAAGAATTCCCAATTGGTAGTAAAGTCCGTGTTGTAGCACTACCGCCATACGTCAAAACTGCTGAACCTATGCCCATGCTGCGCCCCCCCGATGTTATTCACATTGGTGAAGAGGGTATAGTTATTGACCGCCGTCCCGGTGGATATTGGGGTATTCGCTTCACTAGGGGAGCCTTTCTTCTAGATAGCCAATATATAGAAAGCACAGATGTCCCTCCCGAATCTCAGTGA